One genomic region from Vitis riparia cultivar Riparia Gloire de Montpellier isolate 1030 chromosome 17, EGFV_Vit.rip_1.0, whole genome shotgun sequence encodes:
- the LOC117904475 gene encoding uncharacterized protein LOC117904475, producing the protein MKGERSGGGGGCLMSGGGGGRCAATNSNSHVNGVNYILHTVSKMDTLAGVAIKYGVEVADIKRMNGLATDLQMFALKSLQIPLPGRHPPSPVLSNASTSSGERSTEETPLHLSHSNVLESLQSLGLKTPQKKVSPAMSTLQNYYGLKSQDKNQNGRAEGMEMTVYRAGKPHGFDFGLLPKALPISEPSSNQDHKSRNLANGFFAENGTVAADVPISEAGDGEGERSNEKSVRRRQKSEADSGAGPERLLKEENSGGSSGFSAITGKGLALRPKSASRTALSADAESSWLNAIPVGLGDSIMPEGLTSVRKSSSTPSLQEHDQNNSSSSVWPTSWNLKPDLQALSARPIFDGLPKPITGRKNKAALD; encoded by the exons atgaaAGGAGAGAGatctggtggtggtggtgggtgcTTGATGAGTGGCGGTGGTGGTGGAAGGTGTGCTGCTACAAATTCAAATTCACATGTAAATGGTGTGAATTACATTCTACATACAGTATCCAAGATGGATACTCTTGCTGGTGTGGCCATCAAGTATGGTGTTGAG GTGGCTGATATCAAGAGGATGAATGGTTTGGCCACAGATCTTCAAATGTTTGCTTTGAAGTCATTGCAGATACCCTTGCCAGGCAGACATCCTCCGTCCCCAGTGTTGTCCAATGCTTCTACATCTTCAGG AGAAAGGAGCACCGAAGAAACACCACTGCATCTGAGCCACTCCAATGTCTTGGAATCACTCCAGTCCTTAGGGTTGAAAACACCCCAAAAGAAAGTTTCTCCAGCCATGAGTACTTTACAGAACTATTATGGTCTCAAATCTCAAgacaaaaatcaaaatggtaGGGCTGAGGGCATGGAAATGACGGTCTACAGAGCAGGGAAACCTCATGGCTTCGACTTTGGACTTCTGCCCAAAGCATTACCTATTTCTGAGCCATCTTCAAACCAAGACCACAAGTCCCGAAATTTAGCTAATGGTTTCTTCGCTGAGAATGGTACAGTAGCTGCTGATGTCCCTATATCTGAAGCTGGAGATGGGGAGGGTGAGAGGTCTAATGAGAAGTCGGTCCGAAGGCGTCAGAAATCAGAAGCTGATTCTGGGGCTGGACCAGAAAGGTTgctgaaagaagaaaacagCGGTGGCAGTAGTGGTTTTTCTGCTATAACAGGGAAGGGGTTAGCCCTGAGACCGAAATCTGCAAGCCGGACTGCATTGTCTGCAGATGCTGAATCAAGTTGGTTGAATGCTATCCCAGTGGGCTTGGGAGACTCCATCATGCCTGAAGGGCTCACCTCGGTCCGCAAATCATCAAGCACACCAAGCCTACAAGAGCATGACCAGAATAATAGTTCCTCATCTGTATGGCCAACTTCATGGAACTTGAAACCAGACTTGCAGGCTCTCTCTGCCAGACCAATCTTTGACGGGTTACCGAAGCCCATCACTGGCCGCAAGAACAAAGCGGCCCTTGATTAG
- the LOC117904003 gene encoding uncharacterized protein LOC117904003, with product MKLSTSGLGQQQGHEGEKKCLNSELWHACAGPLVSLPTVASRVVYFPQGHSEQVAATTNKEVDGHIPNYPSLPPQLICQLHNVTMHADVETDEVYAQMTLQPLTPQEQKDTFLPVELGIRASSPPITFARLSQQVILVPTGGSLFLVAQLRKFSLHWISLSSLQLRNLLQGISMMLSGSSGIFFECGHQGSLVYFVGSTLYMHALLWSIKETPYDYGYPEASHYKNKLLPNGGDDEAYAANVPLSNEVQCHSQGDLCSLEAKSLNLHENESDNSIMPGKVNPTQCEALTMVCAQVMGNHIAATLGGSNGHFELNVFKPLIASGLLRLIKLLGDASAS from the exons ATGAAGCTTTCAACATCAGGGTTGGGGCAGCAGCAAGGGCATGAAG GGGAGAAAAAGTGTTTGAATTCAGAGCTATGGCATGCTTGTGCTGGCCCTCTTGTGTCCCTGCCTACCGTTGCGAGCCGTGTGGTTTACTTTCCTCAAGGTCACAGTGAGCAG GTTGCTGCCACAACTAACAAAGAGGTTGATGGGCACATACCCAATTACCCGAGCTTGCCACCGCAGTTGATCTGCCAACTTCACAATGTCACAATGCAT GCAGATGTGGAAACTGATGAAGTGTATGCACAAATGACTTTGCAGCCACTTACACCG CAAGAGCAAAAGGATACATTTCTTCCTGTGGAGTTGGGTATCCGAGCAAGCAGCCCACCAATTACTTTTGCAAGACTCTCACAGCAAGTGATACTAGTACCCACGGGGGGTTCTCTGTTCCTCGTCGCGCAGCTGAGAAAGTTTTCCCTCCATTG GATTTCTCTCAGCAGCCTCCAGCTCAGGAACTTATTGCAAGGGATCTCCATGATGTTGAGTGGAAGTTCAGGCATATTTTTCGAG TGTGGACATCAAGGGTCACTCGTTTACTTTGTTGGATCTACTCTTTATATGCATGCTCTGCTTTG GTCCATTAAGGAGACTCCATATGATTATGGGTATCCTGAAGCATCACACTACAAAAATAAACTACTACCGAATGGTGGGGATGATGAAGCTTATGCTGCCAATGTTCCTCTATCAAATGAGGTTCAATGCCACTCTCAAGGTGATCTTTGTTCTCTAGAGGCAAAAAGCTTGAACTTGCATGAAAACGAGTCGGACAACAGTATTATGCCTGGAAAGGTTAACCCTACTCAGTGTGAGGCTCTCACAATGGTCTGCGCTCAGGTTATGGGAAATCACATAGCTGCTACACTAGGTGGATCAAATGGTCATTTTGAACTGAATGTATTCAAGCCTCTGATTGCTAGTGGTCTCCTACGTTTGATCAAATTGCTAGGTGATGCATCTGCTTCCTAG